In Marinobacter antarcticus, one genomic interval encodes:
- a CDS encoding ABC transporter permease, with protein sequence MPDFFAAWLDRNDIFTAMTIMEYWNGMVTTVQLVFLCLVIGLVFAVPLAILRTVKNPFVSGPVWFYTYLFRGTPLLIQLYIIYYGVAQIPGIQETFWWEIFREPFYPALLAFTLNTCAYTTEIIRGGIISTPHGEIEAAKAYGMSWFMRMRRIVLPSAARRAVQAYSNEVIFMLHSSAIASVVTIVDLTGAARNIYSRFYAPFDAFIFVALCYMVLTFILVFVFRKLENHLLRHQQPAGS encoded by the coding sequence ATGCCTGACTTTTTTGCCGCCTGGCTCGACAGGAACGACATTTTCACAGCCATGACCATCATGGAATACTGGAACGGGATGGTTACGACCGTTCAGCTGGTATTTCTGTGCCTCGTTATCGGGCTTGTTTTTGCGGTTCCGCTGGCCATTCTGCGTACGGTTAAAAACCCGTTCGTGTCCGGCCCGGTGTGGTTTTACACCTACCTGTTCCGCGGAACACCACTGCTGATTCAGCTATACATTATCTACTATGGCGTCGCCCAGATTCCCGGCATTCAGGAGACCTTCTGGTGGGAGATTTTCCGGGAACCCTTCTACCCTGCTCTGCTGGCTTTTACTTTGAATACCTGCGCTTACACCACCGAGATTATTCGTGGTGGGATTATTTCAACGCCCCATGGTGAGATTGAGGCTGCTAAGGCGTATGGCATGAGCTGGTTTATGCGGATGCGGCGGATTGTGCTTCCAAGCGCGGCGCGGCGGGCGGTTCAGGCCTACTCCAATGAGGTCATTTTCATGCTGCATTCGAGTGCGATTGCGAGTGTGGTGACCATTGTGGATCTGACGGGTGCAGCGCGGAACATTTACTCACGGTTCTATGCGCCGTTTGATGCGTTTATCTTTGTGGCGCTTTGCTACATGGTGCTGACGTTCATTCTGGTGTTTGTGTTCCGCAAGCTTGAAAATCATTTGTTGAGGCATCAGCAGCCCGCGGGCTCCTGA
- a CDS encoding ABC transporter permease: protein MFDLKGYGPALLNGSIITIELAFLSLALALTLGLIGAAAKLSNSRIAVGIATSYTTLIRGVPDLVMMLLFYYGGQVAVNMLSDYIWETYEVDFFFQFDPFISGVVTIGLIFGAYMTETFRGAFLAVETGQIEAARAYGFSRWHTFRRVMVPQMLRHALPGIGNNWQVLLKTTALVSIIGLTDMVRVAEEAAKAERMPFHFFIPVAFVYLALTAGSELFIKWLDKRANVGVIQEN, encoded by the coding sequence ATGTTTGATCTGAAAGGCTATGGTCCGGCCCTGCTGAACGGGTCAATTATCACCATAGAACTTGCCTTCCTGTCTCTTGCCCTCGCATTAACTCTCGGGCTGATCGGCGCGGCTGCAAAGCTGTCAAACAGCCGAATAGCGGTTGGAATCGCTACGTCATACACCACTCTGATTCGTGGCGTTCCCGATCTGGTGATGATGCTGCTGTTCTATTATGGCGGCCAGGTGGCCGTGAACATGCTCTCGGACTATATCTGGGAAACCTATGAGGTCGACTTTTTCTTTCAGTTTGATCCGTTCATTTCCGGTGTAGTGACGATCGGGCTGATTTTTGGCGCCTATATGACGGAAACCTTCCGGGGCGCCTTTCTGGCAGTTGAAACCGGCCAGATTGAAGCAGCGCGCGCCTACGGCTTCAGCCGTTGGCACACTTTCCGTCGGGTGATGGTTCCGCAAATGCTGCGCCATGCCCTGCCTGGTATCGGCAACAACTGGCAGGTGCTGCTTAAAACCACAGCACTGGTTTCCATTATCGGCCTCACGGATATGGTGCGTGTGGCCGAGGAAGCAGCCAAGGCGGAGCGCATGCCGTTCCACTTTTTCATTCCCGTGGCGTTTGTATACCTCGCCCTCACGGCGGGCTCGGAGCTGTTCATAAAGTGGCTCGATAAACGAGCCAATGTCGGCGTGATTCAGGAGAATTGA
- the astE gene encoding succinylglutamate desuccinylase: MAAYPDLFESSSDWLSHTLTNASADLPEVKTTFPDGTRISRKSVGVLHFSPPARRVNPNQEALIVSAGIHGNETAPIEVLNALASELLNGEWQLACPLLLILGNPPAMVAGARFLDANLNRLFNGAHDRPEYDGLPEAARAQFLEEACRQFAMAHPQALSHYDLHTAIRPSHREKFALYPFVADRKVPEMQCDFLLEAEVATLLLQHKAGTTFSSFSSSLLGAESYTVELGKVRPFGENDLHRFEGIKKALRRRFCGEESPAKQPPFNHLTVFEVVHEILNTGKNFQFHIPDDVANFTEYPPGTVIWEDDDTCYRVERSPQAIVFPNRDVPVGQRVGLMIRPQ; the protein is encoded by the coding sequence ATGGCTGCTTATCCGGATCTTTTTGAATCCAGCTCTGACTGGCTATCACATACTCTCACCAATGCCTCTGCTGACCTCCCGGAGGTCAAAACCACGTTTCCTGACGGCACACGTATAAGCCGAAAGAGCGTTGGTGTTTTGCATTTCAGCCCGCCAGCCCGCCGTGTAAATCCGAATCAGGAGGCGCTGATTGTTTCCGCTGGCATTCACGGCAATGAAACCGCACCCATTGAGGTTCTTAACGCACTGGCTAGCGAGCTGCTGAACGGGGAATGGCAGCTGGCTTGTCCACTATTGCTGATTCTGGGCAACCCGCCAGCCATGGTGGCCGGGGCGCGGTTTTTGGATGCAAACCTGAACCGGTTGTTCAATGGGGCCCATGACAGGCCGGAATATGATGGGCTGCCAGAAGCGGCGCGGGCTCAGTTTCTGGAAGAGGCTTGTCGTCAGTTTGCCATGGCGCACCCGCAAGCTTTGTCCCATTACGATTTGCATACGGCCATAAGGCCGTCCCACCGTGAGAAGTTTGCGCTTTATCCGTTTGTTGCGGACCGGAAGGTGCCGGAGATGCAGTGTGACTTTCTGCTGGAGGCCGAGGTGGCGACCTTGTTGCTGCAACATAAGGCAGGCACAACGTTTTCTTCGTTTTCGTCATCCCTTCTGGGTGCAGAGAGCTATACCGTGGAATTGGGCAAGGTCAGGCCGTTTGGTGAGAATGATCTGCACCGTTTTGAGGGGATCAAGAAGGCACTGCGGCGTCGTTTTTGTGGCGAGGAAAGCCCGGCAAAGCAGCCACCGTTCAACCACCTCACGGTCTTTGAGGTGGTGCATGAAATTCTGAATACCGGAAAGAACTTCCAATTCCATATTCCGGATGATGTCGCCAATTTCACCGAGTACCCGCCAGGTACCGTCATCTGGGAGGATGACGATACCTGTTACCGGGTGGAACGCTCGCCTCAGGCGATTGTGTTTCCGAACCGCGATGTACCGGTTGGCCAGCGCGTAGGCCTGATGATCAGACCGCAGTGA
- a CDS encoding efflux RND transporter permease subunit, with translation MTRRLLNYQRLLGMVVTMLCLLGIAAYSTMPRQEDPSFPYRAGLISVSYPGASADAVERLVLRPLVDELRQVEEVDFSQSTARTGVALVKLRLNDDIYDTDPAWDRIRQAMERAKQDFPDDVGRMVLDDRLIDNPAIVLAVGGSPSVSELSDVAERLKQNLSGLTGVSRIELEGDADEQITLALDDAALYRLGISPARILETLAQRNQTTPGGFIVVDGRRLSVLPNTEFADIDAIRATPIELPDGSQVPLAAAAYVWRGPAEPRQPETWFDGERVVLLSLIMEEGTTDAIRFGERVRERVAQIRPDFEPYEIREMFFQPDKVAERLDNLAWSLLLSVLIIVAVVFTGMGIRMGLLVASILPMVALISVGLYDLGGGVLHQIAVIGMVISLGILIDNAIVVVENIQGHLDEGMRRMDALRKAVGELAGPLGASTGTTLAAFAPMLLAKGGAADFTRGVPVMIMLTLSVSYLLAISVVPLLAARFLKPRHNAEADRLIGLARFLGGLVYRHPRRLIAAGALLVVLSLAMTPFMAQQFFPDADRPQVIVEIFMPEGTDQVRTAEAAANLEQAIRSRANALEIHRFVGFTGPTFYYNLQRAPQAPNRGRLVVTTPTLEDTTEMIRWIRAHVNEQMPELDVSVGVLGQGPPRIAPVEVRVYHADDQARTQAVEQLFVALRQVAGTVDVRHDLDIGVPSIAINVDDATAARFGLTRADVAQSLYGQSFGVVAERYRQEEDPIPLVLRSQEGTSLPLERLLSVNIYNDRGDAVPLSAVASVETTWEPAARYLRNGTRLNTVTANLLTGYSFSQALGGLNLALEDNPLPEGTRLEMGGDAEGSGDANGALLTAAPIGVLLLLFFLLLQFNSFRRVGIILLTVPLATVGIFPGLVLSGSPFGFQSLLGVIALVGIVVNNAIVLLDVMDRELENGENIHEAMRKAVVQRTRPILLTTATTVAGLLPLAFSSSTLWPPMAWAIISGLLASTVLTLLVIPAVCTQSIKAGVAEPENAPA, from the coding sequence ATGACGCGTCGGCTGCTCAATTATCAGCGCCTGCTGGGCATGGTGGTAACCATGCTGTGTCTGCTGGGTATCGCGGCATACAGCACTATGCCACGCCAGGAAGATCCCTCTTTTCCTTACCGGGCCGGTCTGATTAGCGTGAGCTATCCCGGGGCAAGCGCCGACGCCGTAGAGCGATTGGTGCTCAGGCCTTTGGTAGATGAGCTGCGCCAGGTGGAAGAGGTAGACTTTTCCCAGAGCACAGCTCGTACTGGCGTAGCGCTTGTCAAGCTGCGCCTCAATGACGACATATATGACACAGATCCTGCCTGGGATCGCATCCGCCAGGCGATGGAGCGTGCAAAGCAGGATTTCCCGGACGACGTCGGCCGGATGGTTCTGGATGACCGGCTGATCGATAACCCGGCCATTGTGCTCGCAGTGGGTGGTTCGCCTTCAGTGAGCGAGTTGTCGGATGTGGCCGAACGGCTCAAGCAGAATCTCTCCGGTCTTACCGGTGTTTCCCGTATCGAGCTGGAAGGGGATGCGGACGAACAGATTACACTTGCTCTGGACGATGCGGCACTTTATCGGCTGGGTATCTCGCCGGCCCGGATTCTGGAAACCCTGGCGCAGCGCAATCAAACTACGCCCGGTGGCTTCATTGTAGTCGATGGTCGCCGGTTATCGGTGCTGCCCAACACTGAATTTGCAGATATAGATGCCATTCGCGCCACCCCCATTGAGCTTCCTGATGGCTCCCAAGTACCGCTGGCAGCGGCTGCCTATGTATGGCGCGGCCCTGCTGAGCCGCGCCAGCCAGAGACCTGGTTTGATGGCGAGAGGGTGGTGCTGTTGTCGCTGATCATGGAGGAGGGCACGACCGACGCGATCCGCTTTGGTGAGCGGGTGCGGGAGCGGGTTGCCCAGATACGACCGGACTTTGAGCCTTACGAAATCCGCGAGATGTTCTTCCAGCCGGATAAGGTTGCAGAGCGCCTGGACAATCTGGCCTGGAGCCTGTTGCTTTCCGTCCTGATTATTGTGGCGGTAGTGTTCACCGGCATGGGCATCCGAATGGGCTTACTGGTGGCCTCGATTCTGCCTATGGTGGCGTTGATCAGTGTCGGGCTTTACGATCTTGGCGGTGGTGTTCTGCATCAGATCGCGGTGATCGGCATGGTGATCTCCCTGGGTATTCTGATCGACAACGCCATTGTGGTTGTCGAAAACATTCAGGGCCATCTGGACGAGGGCATGCGCCGAATGGACGCGCTGCGCAAAGCCGTCGGCGAGCTGGCCGGGCCGCTTGGCGCATCCACCGGCACCACACTTGCGGCCTTTGCTCCAATGCTGCTCGCCAAAGGTGGCGCAGCAGACTTCACCCGGGGCGTGCCGGTGATGATCATGCTGACCCTGTCCGTCAGTTATTTACTGGCGATCTCGGTGGTGCCGCTGCTGGCGGCACGATTCCTCAAGCCCCGTCACAATGCCGAGGCTGACCGGCTGATTGGTCTGGCGCGGTTTCTTGGTGGTCTGGTTTACCGTCATCCTCGTCGGCTGATCGCAGCCGGAGCTTTGCTGGTCGTGCTCAGTCTGGCGATGACGCCGTTTATGGCGCAGCAGTTTTTCCCTGATGCGGATCGACCTCAGGTTATTGTCGAGATCTTCATGCCGGAAGGTACCGATCAGGTGCGCACAGCTGAAGCCGCTGCCAATCTGGAACAGGCCATCCGCTCCCGTGCAAATGCGCTTGAAATTCACCGGTTTGTCGGTTTTACCGGCCCCACGTTCTATTACAACCTCCAGCGCGCACCGCAGGCGCCGAACAGAGGCCGGCTTGTGGTGACCACACCAACGCTCGAAGATACCACCGAAATGATCCGCTGGATTCGCGCCCATGTGAATGAACAGATGCCGGAGCTGGACGTGAGTGTCGGCGTTCTCGGGCAGGGGCCGCCACGGATTGCGCCGGTAGAGGTGCGCGTGTACCACGCGGATGACCAGGCGCGTACTCAGGCGGTGGAGCAGTTGTTCGTCGCGCTACGCCAGGTTGCGGGCACAGTGGATGTCCGGCACGACCTGGATATCGGCGTGCCCAGCATTGCGATTAATGTAGACGACGCCACCGCTGCAAGATTCGGACTTACCCGGGCTGATGTTGCTCAGAGCCTCTATGGCCAGAGCTTTGGCGTTGTTGCCGAGCGTTACCGCCAGGAAGAAGACCCGATTCCCCTGGTACTCCGGTCGCAAGAAGGTACATCACTGCCATTGGAACGCCTGCTCTCCGTTAATATCTATAACGACCGTGGTGATGCCGTTCCGCTGTCAGCTGTTGCCAGTGTGGAAACTACCTGGGAGCCCGCCGCGCGCTATTTGCGTAACGGCACGCGTCTCAATACCGTCACTGCCAACCTGCTGACAGGCTACAGCTTTAGCCAGGCACTGGGCGGCCTGAATCTCGCACTGGAAGACAACCCCCTGCCTGAAGGCACTCGCCTGGAAATGGGTGGCGATGCCGAAGGTTCCGGTGATGCTAACGGGGCTCTGTTAACCGCTGCGCCGATCGGTGTGCTCTTGCTGCTCTTCTTCCTGCTGCTGCAGTTCAACTCATTCCGGCGTGTCGGCATTATCCTGCTGACGGTGCCTCTGGCAACCGTTGGCATATTCCCCGGTCTTGTACTCTCGGGCTCGCCCTTCGGGTTCCAGTCGCTGCTTGGTGTGATTGCATTGGTAGGCATTGTAGTGAACAACGCTATCGTGCTGCTCGATGTGATGGACAGGGAGCTGGAAAACGGTGAGAACATCCACGAAGCCATGCGCAAAGCCGTTGTGCAGAGAACCCGGCCGATCCTGTTGACCACGGCAACCACTGTGGCGGGCCTGTTGCCGCTGGCATTCTCCAGTTCTACACTCTGGCCACCCATGGCCTGGGCTATTATCTCGGGGCTGCTGGCTTCAACCGTACTGACCCTGCTGGTGATCCCGGCGGTATGCACACAGTCGATAAAGGCTGGGGTTGCCGAGCCGGAAAACGCACCGGCCTAG